A section of the Vanessa tameamea isolate UH-Manoa-2023 chromosome 29, ilVanTame1 primary haplotype, whole genome shotgun sequence genome encodes:
- the LOC135194311 gene encoding uncharacterized protein LOC135194311 has translation MAHVDALSRGPVGEPTDMDTEHVLDVLHVDEIRDWIATVQEDDSEIKRMTNIFEDDKTKFVADSEWTGERFNRTISDALSAKCHDGNDNIWDEFIGEVQLGINTTVNKTTGKSPSELLFGCRLMNAAENLLADVITDTTERIEGDALDRLRSEARKRIEKQQEYAKKQFDKHRTCQRQYNVGDLVRIKRTVIDKDHVGKSHKLIPKFQGPYRILKILPNDRFLIEDTPLTKRGNKRYENVVALDKIYPWMNYKGYSSDNSDSDQSESSEIRESEI, from the exons ATGGCTCACGTAGATGCGCTTAGTCGTGGACCTGTTGGTGAGCCCACTGATATGGACACCGAACATGTCCTTGATGTTTTACATGTAGATGAAATTCGAGATTGGATTGCTACTGTGCAAGAAGATGACAGTGAAATAAAGCGcatgacaaatatatttgagGATGATAAGACAAAATTTGTAGCTGAT AGCGAATGGACAGGCGAGAGATTTAATCGCACCATATCTGATGCTCTGAGTGCAAAATGTCATGACGGAAATGATAATATATGGGATGAATTTATCGGAGAAGTTCAGTTAGGTATTAATACAACTGTTAATAAAACAACAGGGAAAAGTCCCTCAGAGCTATTATTTGGATGCAGACTGATGAATGCGGCTGAAAATCTTTTAGCCGACGTAATTACTGATACAACTGAACGAATTGAGGGTGATGCACTAGATAGGTTAAGGTCAGAGGCTAGGAAAAGAATAGAAAAACAGCAGGAATATGCTAAGAAGCAGTTTGATAAGCATAGGACATGTCAGAGACAATATAATGTAGGTGATTTGGTTAGAATAAAAAGAACCGTAATAGACAAAGATCACGTAGGGAAATCACATAAACTCATCCCTAAATTTCAAGGCCCTTATAGGATCCTTAAGATATTACCAAATGACAGATTTCTCATTGAAGATACTCCATTAACAAAAAGAGGTAACAAGAGGTATGAGAATGTTGTCGCGTTAGACAAAATTTATCCGTGGATGAATTATAAAGGTTACTCCAGTGATAACAGTGACAGTGACCAGAGTGAGAGTTCAGAAATTAGAGAGTCAGAGATTTAG